From a single Streptomyces misionensis genomic region:
- a CDS encoding LysR substrate-binding domain-containing protein, translating to MYDPTQLRTFLAVAQTLSFTQAARRLGLRQSTVSQQVRRLEDAAGRPLFSRDTHSVELTEDGEAMLGFARRILEVHEQATAFFTGTRVRGRLRFGASEDFVLTRLPEILEGFRYDHPEVDLELTVELSGTLHEQLAAGKLDLVLAKRRPEDPRGALVWRDDLVWIGAERLRLDADRPVPLIVYPPPGITRARALEALERQGRGWRIVCTSGSLNGLIAAARAGLGVMAHSRRLIPPGLFRLPERSGLPELGKVDFVLVHGHRRTGAQEAADALAAAVLAGGERLRRPGG from the coding sequence GTGTACGACCCGACACAGCTGCGGACCTTCCTCGCCGTGGCCCAGACGCTGAGCTTCACCCAGGCCGCCCGGCGGCTGGGGCTGCGCCAGTCCACGGTGAGCCAGCAGGTGCGCCGGCTGGAGGATGCGGCCGGGCGCCCGTTGTTCTCCCGGGACACCCACTCCGTGGAGCTGACCGAGGACGGCGAGGCCATGCTGGGCTTCGCGCGCCGGATCCTGGAGGTGCACGAGCAGGCGACGGCGTTCTTCACCGGGACCCGGGTGCGCGGGCGGCTGCGGTTCGGCGCGTCGGAGGACTTCGTGCTGACCCGGCTGCCGGAGATCCTGGAGGGCTTCCGCTACGACCACCCGGAGGTCGACCTGGAGCTGACCGTGGAGCTGTCCGGGACCCTGCACGAACAGCTGGCCGCCGGAAAGCTGGACCTGGTGCTGGCCAAGCGGCGCCCGGAGGACCCGCGCGGAGCCCTGGTGTGGCGCGACGACCTGGTGTGGATCGGCGCCGAGCGGCTGCGCCTGGACGCCGACCGGCCGGTCCCACTGATCGTGTATCCGCCGCCCGGCATCACCCGGGCCCGGGCCCTGGAGGCGCTGGAGCGGCAGGGGCGCGGCTGGCGGATCGTCTGCACCAGCGGCAGCCTCAACGGGCTGATCGCCGCGGCCCGCGCGGGGCTCGGAGTGATGGCGCACTCGCGCCGGCTGATCCCGCCGGGCCTGTTCCGGCTGCCGGAGCGTTCGGGGCTGCCGGAGCTGGGCAAGGTCGACTTCGTCCTGGTCCACGGTCATCGCAGGACCGGCGCCCAGGAGGCGGCGGACGCCCTCGCGGCGGCCGTCCTGGCGGGCGGGGAGCGGCTGCGGCGCCCCGGGGGCTGA
- a CDS encoding bile acid:sodium symporter family protein, with product MPIDPYIVLLLGTVGLAALFPARGTGATVASGASTAAIAFLFFLYGARLSTREALDGLRHWRLHVTVLACTFVIFPLLGLAARAAVPVLLTQPLYQGLLFLTLVPSTIQSSIAFTSIARGNVPAAICAGSFSSLVGIVLTPLLAAGLLGNSGGGFSAHSLVDIVLQLLVPFVAGQVLRRWIGPFVARHKKVLGLVDRGSILLVVYAAFSEGMVQGIWHQVSPARLGALLLVEAALLAVMLVLTWYGARALGFGRGDRIAIQFAGSKKSLASGLPMASVLFGAHASLAVLPLMLFHQMQLMVCAVIAKRRAHDLPDGDTGADGPAAPTAEGRSQDRVLR from the coding sequence ATGCCGATCGACCCGTACATCGTGCTGTTGCTCGGCACGGTGGGTCTCGCCGCGCTGTTCCCGGCACGGGGCACCGGCGCCACCGTGGCCTCGGGAGCGTCGACCGCCGCGATCGCCTTCCTGTTCTTCCTCTACGGCGCCCGGCTGTCCACCCGGGAGGCGCTCGACGGACTGCGCCACTGGCGACTCCATGTCACCGTGCTCGCCTGCACCTTCGTGATCTTCCCGCTGCTCGGCCTCGCCGCGCGCGCGGCCGTGCCGGTGCTGCTCACCCAGCCGCTCTACCAGGGGCTGCTGTTCCTGACCCTGGTGCCGTCCACCATCCAGTCGTCCATCGCCTTCACCTCCATCGCGCGCGGCAACGTGCCCGCGGCGATCTGCGCCGGGTCCTTCTCCTCCCTGGTCGGCATCGTCCTCACCCCCCTGCTGGCGGCCGGACTGCTGGGCAACAGCGGCGGCGGTTTCTCCGCGCACTCCCTGGTCGACATCGTGCTGCAGCTGCTGGTGCCGTTCGTCGCCGGGCAGGTGCTGCGGCGCTGGATCGGCCCCTTCGTCGCCCGGCACAAGAAGGTCCTCGGACTGGTCGACCGCGGCTCCATCCTGCTGGTCGTCTACGCCGCGTTCAGCGAGGGCATGGTCCAGGGCATCTGGCACCAGGTCAGCCCCGCCCGGCTCGGCGCGCTCCTCCTCGTGGAGGCCGCCCTGCTCGCCGTCATGCTGGTGCTGACCTGGTACGGCGCCAGGGCGCTGGGCTTCGGCCGGGGGGACCGGATCGCCATCCAGTTCGCCGGCTCCAAGAAGTCCCTCGCCTCGGGCCTGCCCATGGCGAGCGTCCTCTTCGGCGCCCACGCCTCCCTGGCCGTGCTCCCGCTGATGCTCTTCCACCAGATGCAGCTGATGGTGTGCGCGGTCATCGCCAAGCGCCGCGCCCACGACCTGCCGGACGGGGACACCGGCGCAGACGGGCCGGCCGCGCCCACGGCCGAGGGGCGGTCACAGGACCGGGTCCTGCGGTGA
- a CDS encoding quinone oxidoreductase family protein, with amino-acid sequence MRRVRYESRGGPLFLEETGVPEPGPGQLLVRCAAIGVTLPVVRKVREAAEPIALGGEVAGEVVAAGPGVTRFRSGDLVTGLCFGHGYADYAVLQEAMASPVPEGAGAVDAVALVRSGLVALGALASARPTPGESVLVTAAASGVGHLAVQLARARGAGRVVGAVSDRGKAEFVRSLGADDCIRYSDDSWGDPVDCVVDAVGGDLLTPALAALAPHGRLVAYSSGGGTVRAYDLLVGAKSVIGFQMALIARGRPELYEEWRRELWRLFHEGAVRPVVHARFPLEEAARAHAVIESRANLGKVVLCP; translated from the coding sequence ATGCGTCGCGTCCGGTACGAGTCCCGCGGCGGCCCGCTGTTCCTGGAGGAGACCGGCGTGCCCGAGCCCGGCCCCGGGCAGCTGCTGGTGCGCTGCGCGGCGATCGGGGTCACCCTGCCGGTCGTCCGCAAGGTCCGCGAGGCCGCCGAGCCGATCGCGCTGGGCGGCGAGGTGGCGGGCGAGGTGGTGGCGGCCGGCCCGGGGGTGACCCGCTTCCGGAGCGGCGACCTGGTGACCGGGCTGTGCTTCGGCCATGGGTACGCCGACTACGCGGTGCTCCAGGAGGCCATGGCCTCGCCGGTGCCGGAGGGCGCCGGCGCGGTGGACGCCGTGGCGCTGGTGCGCAGCGGTCTGGTGGCCCTCGGCGCCCTCGCGTCGGCGCGTCCGACGCCGGGCGAGTCGGTGCTGGTGACGGCGGCGGCGAGCGGGGTGGGGCACCTCGCGGTGCAGTTGGCGCGGGCGCGGGGTGCGGGGCGGGTGGTGGGGGCCGTGTCGGATCGGGGGAAGGCGGAGTTCGTGCGGTCCCTGGGTGCGGACGACTGCATCCGGTACTCCGACGACAGTTGGGGGGATCCCGTCGACTGTGTGGTGGACGCGGTCGGCGGTGACCTGCTCACCCCCGCCCTCGCCGCCCTCGCCCCGCACGGCCGGCTGGTCGCCTACAGCTCGGGCGGCGGCACGGTCCGGGCCTACGACCTGCTGGTGGGCGCCAAGTCGGTGATCGGTTTCCAGATGGCGCTGATCGCGCGCGGCCGGCCCGAGCTGTACGAGGAGTGGCGCCGTGAGCTGTGGCGGCTGTTCCACGAGGGCGCCGTCCGGCCCGTCGTCCACGCCCGGTTCCCTCTGGAGGAGGCGGCGCGGGCGCACGCGGTGATCGAGTCCAGGGCCAACCTGGGCAAGGTCGTCCTGTGCCCGTGA
- a CDS encoding MarR family winged helix-turn-helix transcriptional regulator produces the protein MAEAPLTAIRSLPSWLLGRAAARGRALVADALAAEGLKMWHHVVLSAVRDLAPVAQADLARGIALDPKDLVGILNDLQDAGLVVRAPDARDRRKNAVSLTDRGDRLLARCEHAARAANDELLAPLTAAERDRFMDLLTRISGTDQ, from the coding sequence ATGGCCGAAGCACCCCTGACCGCGATCCGTTCCCTGCCCAGCTGGCTCCTCGGCCGCGCCGCCGCCCGGGGCCGTGCCCTGGTCGCCGACGCCCTCGCCGCGGAGGGCCTGAAGATGTGGCATCACGTGGTGCTCTCCGCCGTCCGCGACCTCGCGCCCGTCGCCCAGGCCGACCTCGCCCGGGGCATCGCCCTCGACCCCAAAGACCTCGTCGGCATCCTCAACGACCTACAGGACGCCGGTCTCGTCGTCCGCGCCCCCGACGCCCGCGACCGCCGCAAGAACGCCGTCTCCCTCACCGACCGGGGCGACCGGCTCCTCGCGCGCTGCGAACACGCCGCGCGCGCCGCGAACGACGAACTGCTCGCCCCGCTGACCGCGGCCGAACGCGACCGCTTCATGGACCTGCTGACCCGGATCTCCGGCACGGACCAGTGA
- the fdhD gene encoding formate dehydrogenase accessory sulfurtransferase FdhD produces MGRVTDRRKVLRIRDGAVSTRPDTLVAEEPLEIRLNGKPLAITMRTPGDDFALAAGFLVSEGVLASASDLLNIVYCAGATADGSNTYNVVDVKTAPGVTLPDFGLERNVYTSSSCGLCGKASLDAVRTTTRWPIADSPRLRVTTELLAELPDRLRAAQRVFDRTGGLHAAALFTEDGELLDVKEDVGRHNAVDKLVGRALQSGELPLSRTVLLVSGRASFELAQKAVMAGIPVLAAVSAPSSLAVDLAAETGLTLVGFLRGTSMNVYAGEDRIALPQGAVHG; encoded by the coding sequence ATGGGACGAGTCACGGACCGACGCAAGGTACTCCGCATCCGGGACGGAGCGGTCTCCACGCGGCCGGACACGCTCGTCGCCGAGGAACCCCTGGAGATCCGGCTGAACGGCAAGCCGCTCGCGATCACCATGCGCACTCCCGGCGACGACTTCGCGCTGGCGGCGGGCTTCCTGGTGAGCGAGGGCGTCCTGGCTTCCGCGTCCGATCTGCTGAACATCGTCTACTGCGCGGGCGCGACCGCGGACGGTTCGAACACCTACAACGTGGTCGACGTGAAGACCGCGCCGGGCGTCACCCTCCCCGACTTCGGTCTGGAGCGCAACGTCTACACCTCCTCCTCGTGCGGCCTGTGCGGCAAGGCCAGTCTGGACGCGGTCCGTACGACCACCCGCTGGCCGATCGCCGACAGCCCCCGCCTCCGTGTCACCACCGAACTGCTGGCGGAGCTGCCCGACCGGCTGCGGGCGGCTCAGCGGGTGTTCGACCGGACCGGGGGACTGCACGCCGCCGCCCTGTTCACCGAGGACGGCGAGCTCCTGGACGTCAAGGAGGACGTGGGCCGGCACAACGCGGTCGACAAGCTGGTGGGGCGCGCGCTGCAGAGCGGCGAGCTGCCGCTGTCCCGGACGGTGCTGCTGGTCTCCGGGCGGGCCTCGTTCGAGCTGGCACAGAAGGCGGTGATGGCCGGCATACCGGTGCTGGCCGCCGTCTCCGCGCCGTCCTCACTTGCGGTGGACCTGGCCGCGGAGACCGGTCTGACGCTCGTCGGTTTCCTGCGCGGCACCTCGATGAACGTGTACGCGGGCGAGGACCGGATCGCCCTGCCGCAGGGTGCCGTGCACGGCTGA
- a CDS encoding beta-ketoacyl-ACP synthase III, protein MHGSRIAAIGHYQPARVLTNDDLAGMVDTDDAWIRTRVGIRTRHIAGPDEPVDELAAHAAAKALAAAGLAPADIDLVLVATSTAIDRSPNTAARVAARLGIPSPAAMDVNVVCAGFTHALATADHTVRAGAAIRALVIGAEKMSDVTDWTDRSTCVLVGDGAGAAVVEACAPGEEPGIAPVLWGSVPEMGRMVRIEGTPPRFAQEGQSVYRWATTQLPAIARRTCERAGIAPEDLAGVVLHQANLRIIEPLAEKLGAANAVIARDVTESGNTSAASIPLAFSKLVEQGALVSGDPVLLFGFGGNLSYAGQVVRCP, encoded by the coding sequence ATGCACGGCTCGCGCATCGCCGCCATCGGCCACTACCAGCCCGCCAGGGTGCTCACCAACGACGACCTGGCCGGCATGGTCGACACCGACGACGCGTGGATCCGCACCCGGGTGGGCATCCGCACCCGCCACATCGCCGGCCCCGACGAGCCGGTGGACGAGCTGGCCGCGCACGCCGCCGCCAAGGCCCTGGCCGCCGCCGGACTCGCCCCCGCCGACATCGACCTGGTGCTGGTCGCCACCTCCACCGCGATCGATCGGTCCCCGAACACCGCGGCCCGGGTCGCCGCCCGGCTCGGCATCCCGAGCCCCGCCGCCATGGACGTCAACGTGGTGTGCGCCGGGTTCACCCACGCCCTGGCCACCGCCGACCACACCGTCCGCGCCGGCGCCGCCATCCGCGCCCTGGTGATCGGCGCCGAGAAGATGTCCGACGTCACCGACTGGACCGACCGCAGCACCTGCGTCCTCGTCGGCGACGGGGCCGGAGCCGCGGTGGTGGAGGCGTGCGCGCCGGGGGAGGAGCCGGGGATCGCCCCCGTGCTGTGGGGATCGGTGCCCGAGATGGGTCGCATGGTGCGGATCGAGGGGACGCCGCCGCGGTTCGCGCAGGAGGGGCAGAGCGTCTACCGCTGGGCCACCACCCAGCTGCCCGCCATCGCCCGCCGTACCTGCGAGCGGGCCGGGATCGCCCCCGAGGACCTCGCCGGCGTCGTCCTCCACCAGGCCAACCTGCGCATCATCGAACCGCTCGCCGAGAAGCTGGGCGCCGCCAACGCGGTGATCGCCCGCGACGTCACCGAGTCCGGCAACACCTCCGCCGCCAGCATCCCCCTCGCCTTCTCCAAGCTCGTCGAGCAGGGCGCGCTGGTGAGCGGGGACCCGGTGCTGCTCTTCGGCTTCGGCGGGAACCTGTCGTACGCCGGTCAGGTCGTTCGCTGCCCGTGA
- a CDS encoding ATP-binding protein, with translation MSLPAPLSQQRPTKAPRTSPAVPLAVLVLGAAAGGVAVVLAPSGAGPWALTVVAVAWVCLAAAVLVGHRLVARARRTAAAQTAEAGRLKAQAAQLSAETAHLANVTLPAVADRLREGMSAADALGGVTQPSDPQLGRIGYVFAAAVEEHVRRAAASDGERRRARDELDEMVAALERVARETLPAALAGLREGASADTVLAELDLPRLPAVRIPTESYVRELARSERRAAAAQAASAKALSRVQAKSVSMLADLREMQERHGEEVFGDLLKLDHSTSQLGLMTDRLALLMGGRSSRAWNKPIVMESILRGAVGRIAAYQRVRLHCSTTAAISGFAAEGVMHLLAELMDNAANFSPPIDEVHVYVEDRSAGLVVTIEDSGLKMADAAMRRAEEAVSGRMTDLASLQGTRLGLAVVGRLAVKYGISVNYRPSSRGGTGVVVLLPPQLIAQQREAVAPGAVGRATAGTVPAPAPAPAPVPGPAARPGVPERPAARPEPSVQEQHARAAGSTPNGLPVRAPGRTMAEAERGREQRRSASDTRSEAVSETGSDAASEAVDADRPEQRPARDAGARFGAFHRGRRSARGAAESDARSEAEPPPAP, from the coding sequence ATGTCACTGCCTGCACCGCTCAGTCAGCAACGGCCGACGAAGGCGCCGCGCACCTCGCCGGCCGTGCCCCTGGCCGTGCTGGTGCTCGGCGCGGCGGCCGGCGGCGTGGCCGTCGTCCTGGCGCCGTCCGGTGCCGGCCCCTGGGCGCTGACCGTGGTCGCGGTCGCCTGGGTGTGCCTGGCCGCGGCCGTCCTCGTCGGCCACCGGCTCGTGGCGCGGGCCCGGCGCACGGCCGCCGCGCAGACCGCCGAGGCCGGCCGTCTCAAGGCGCAGGCGGCGCAGCTGTCGGCGGAGACCGCGCACCTGGCCAACGTGACGCTGCCCGCCGTGGCCGACCGTCTGCGCGAGGGCATGAGCGCGGCCGACGCGCTGGGCGGTGTCACCCAGCCGTCGGACCCGCAGCTGGGGCGGATCGGGTACGTCTTCGCCGCCGCCGTCGAGGAACACGTGCGGCGCGCGGCCGCGTCGGACGGCGAGCGCCGGCGGGCGCGGGACGAGCTGGACGAGATGGTCGCCGCGCTGGAACGGGTGGCGCGGGAGACCCTGCCCGCCGCCCTCGCGGGACTGCGCGAGGGCGCGTCCGCCGACACGGTGCTCGCCGAACTCGACCTGCCCCGGCTGCCCGCGGTCCGCATCCCGACCGAGTCGTATGTGCGCGAACTCGCCCGCAGCGAGCGGCGCGCCGCCGCGGCGCAGGCCGCCTCCGCCAAGGCGCTCAGCCGCGTCCAGGCCAAGTCCGTCAGCATGCTCGCCGACCTGCGGGAGATGCAGGAACGACACGGCGAGGAGGTCTTCGGCGACCTGCTGAAGCTGGACCACAGCACCTCGCAGCTCGGCCTGATGACCGACCGGCTCGCGCTGCTCATGGGCGGCCGGTCCAGCCGCGCCTGGAACAAGCCGATCGTGATGGAGAGCATCCTGCGCGGCGCCGTCGGCCGGATCGCCGCCTACCAGCGGGTGCGCCTGCACTGCTCCACCACCGCCGCGATCTCCGGCTTCGCCGCCGAGGGCGTCATGCATCTCCTCGCCGAACTGATGGACAACGCCGCGAACTTCTCCCCGCCCATCGACGAGGTGCACGTCTACGTCGAGGACCGCAGCGCCGGCCTGGTCGTCACCATCGAGGACAGCGGCCTGAAGATGGCCGACGCGGCCATGCGCCGTGCCGAGGAGGCGGTGTCCGGCCGCATGACCGACCTCGCCTCGCTCCAGGGCACCCGGCTCGGCCTCGCCGTGGTCGGACGGCTCGCGGTGAAGTACGGCATCAGCGTCAACTACCGCCCCTCGTCACGCGGCGGCACCGGTGTCGTCGTCCTGCTGCCCCCGCAGCTGATCGCCCAGCAGCGCGAGGCGGTGGCGCCCGGGGCCGTCGGCCGCGCCACCGCGGGAACCGTGCCCGCACCGGCACCCGCCCCGGCCCCGGTGCCCGGGCCCGCCGCGCGCCCCGGCGTCCCGGAGCGGCCCGCCGCCCGGCCGGAGCCGTCCGTGCAGGAACAGCACGCGCGCGCCGCCGGCTCCACGCCGAACGGCCTGCCCGTACGCGCGCCCGGCCGCACCATGGCCGAGGCCGAACGGGGGCGCGAGCAGCGCCGGTCGGCCTCCGACACGAGGTCCGAAGCGGTGTCCGAGACGGGGTCCGACGCGGCATCCGAGGCGGTGGACGCGGACCGCCCGGAGCAGCGTCCGGCGCGGGACGCCGGCGCACGGTTCGGCGCCTTCCACCGCGGGCGCCGGTCCGCGCGGGGCGCCGCCGAGTCCGATGCCCGGTCCGAGGCCGAGCCGCCGCCCGCCCCGTAG
- a CDS encoding roadblock/LC7 domain-containing protein, with the protein MTGQPGTTVPPPTMQTTDNSLTWLLQNLLERTPGTRHALALSRDGLKLCWTEHLTLDQADQLAAICSGIQALAHGASVEFGDGTGGVRQSMTEFHGGLLFIVEAGEGAHLAVLAEEDADPGVVGHQMTELVEQIGEHLRAEPREPFPGSAAS; encoded by the coding sequence GTGACCGGTCAGCCGGGTACCACCGTCCCACCACCCACCATGCAGACCACCGACAACAGCCTCACCTGGCTCCTCCAGAATCTCCTGGAGCGCACCCCCGGCACCCGGCACGCCCTGGCCCTGTCCCGGGACGGCCTGAAGCTCTGCTGGACCGAACACCTGACGCTCGACCAGGCCGACCAGCTGGCGGCGATCTGCTCCGGCATCCAGGCCCTGGCCCACGGCGCGTCCGTGGAGTTCGGCGACGGCACCGGTGGCGTCCGGCAGTCCATGACCGAGTTCCACGGCGGCCTGCTGTTCATCGTGGAGGCCGGCGAGGGAGCGCACCTGGCGGTCCTCGCGGAGGAGGACGCCGACCCGGGCGTGGTGGGCCACCAGATGACGGAGCTGGTGGAGCAGATCGGCGAGCACCTGCGCGCCGAGCCCCGAGAGCCCTTTCCCGGGAGTGCCGCGTCGTGA
- a CDS encoding DUF742 domain-containing protein codes for MMRKPVDTGDPDRLYTVTAGRSRADDSFDLVTLIVSECRPTAGMQSEHARILELCEHPTAVVEIAAELKLPITVVRILLGDLLDTGRITARRPRAAQSVASLPDSALLKEVLHGLRNL; via the coding sequence GTGATGCGCAAGCCCGTGGACACCGGCGACCCCGACCGGCTCTACACGGTCACGGCCGGCCGGAGCCGCGCCGACGACTCCTTCGACCTGGTCACCCTGATCGTCAGCGAGTGCCGGCCCACGGCGGGCATGCAGTCGGAGCACGCCCGGATCCTGGAGCTGTGCGAACACCCCACGGCCGTCGTCGAGATCGCCGCGGAGCTGAAACTGCCCATCACGGTGGTGCGCATCCTGCTCGGGGACCTGCTCGACACCGGCCGCATCACCGCCCGCCGTCCGCGCGCGGCGCAGTCCGTCGCCTCGCTCCCCGACTCCGCCCTTCTCAAGGAGGTGCTCCATGGGCTCCGCAACCTCTGA
- a CDS encoding GTP-binding protein encodes MGSATSELPARRTPLDDAAETGLKIVIVGGFGVGKTTLVRSVSEIRPLNTEEVMTQAGVGLDETSAVASKTTTTVAFDFGRISLNERMVLYLFGAPGQERFWFLWDRLFSGTLGAVVLVDTRRMNDSWYAIDRLEHHRTPFVVAVNRFDDDTHRYSLEEIRQALALSDEVPMVDCDARVRQSGKDVLITLVDHLYELAMAQEATP; translated from the coding sequence ATGGGCTCCGCAACCTCTGAGCTGCCCGCCCGCCGCACGCCACTGGACGATGCGGCGGAGACCGGACTGAAGATCGTCATCGTGGGCGGTTTCGGTGTCGGCAAGACGACCCTGGTCCGCTCGGTCAGCGAGATCCGGCCGCTGAACACCGAGGAGGTGATGACGCAGGCCGGCGTCGGCCTCGACGAGACCAGCGCGGTCGCGTCGAAGACCACCACGACGGTGGCGTTCGACTTCGGGCGGATCAGCCTCAACGAGCGCATGGTGCTGTACCTGTTCGGCGCGCCCGGCCAGGAGCGCTTCTGGTTCCTCTGGGACAGGCTGTTCTCCGGGACGCTGGGCGCCGTGGTGCTCGTGGACACGCGCCGGATGAACGACTCCTGGTACGCGATAGACCGGCTGGAGCACCACAGGACGCCGTTCGTGGTGGCCGTCAACCGCTTCGACGACGACACCCACCGGTACTCCCTGGAGGAGATCCGCCAGGCGCTCGCCCTCTCCGACGAGGTACCGATGGTCGACTGCGACGCGCGGGTCCGGCAGTCCGGCAAGGACGTGCTGATCACCCTCGTGGACCACCTGTACGAACTGGCGATGGCCCAGGAGGCGACACCGTGA
- a CDS encoding cytochrome P450, producing MTDPSSAHQAPPGCPVHTEAVRLAGLEYQQTPAQMYRALRREHGAVAPVLLDGDIPAWLVLGYSEVTYVTSHDELFARDSRRWNQWENIPADWPLLPYVGYQPSVLFTEGDEHRRRAGVITQALEGVDQFELARNCQLIADRLIAAFAGSGQAELMTGYAHALPMRAVVQMCGMPTSGEDTQRLVEDLRISLDAAEGDDPVAAYGRVGERLRQLVKDKRENPGPDVTSRMLLHPAGLTDEEIVQDLISVIAAAQQPTANWICNTLRLLLTDERFAVNVSGGRLSVGEALNEALWLDTPTQNFIGRWAVRDTQLGGRQIRAGDCLVLGLAAANTDPQIWPDAHVGAENAAHLSFSNGEHRCPYPAPLLADVMARTAVETLLERLPDLVLAVEPETLTWRPSIWMRGLTALPVRFTPVVQ from the coding sequence GTGACCGATCCCTCTTCCGCGCACCAGGCCCCGCCGGGCTGCCCCGTCCACACCGAAGCGGTGCGCCTGGCGGGGCTCGAGTACCAGCAGACGCCGGCGCAGATGTACCGCGCGCTGCGCCGCGAGCACGGCGCGGTGGCGCCGGTGCTGCTCGACGGGGACATCCCGGCCTGGCTGGTGCTCGGCTACTCCGAGGTCACCTACGTGACCAGCCACGACGAGCTGTTCGCGCGGGACTCCCGGCGCTGGAACCAGTGGGAGAACATCCCGGCGGACTGGCCGCTGCTGCCGTACGTCGGCTACCAGCCGTCGGTGCTGTTCACCGAGGGCGACGAGCACCGGCGGCGGGCCGGAGTGATCACCCAGGCGCTGGAGGGCGTCGACCAGTTCGAACTGGCGCGCAACTGCCAGCTGATCGCCGACCGGCTCATCGCCGCCTTCGCGGGCAGCGGTCAGGCCGAGCTGATGACCGGATACGCGCACGCCCTGCCGATGCGGGCCGTGGTGCAGATGTGCGGGATGCCGACCTCCGGCGAGGACACCCAGCGGCTCGTCGAGGACCTGCGGATCTCGCTCGACGCGGCGGAGGGCGACGACCCGGTGGCGGCGTACGGGCGCGTGGGCGAGCGGCTGCGGCAACTGGTGAAGGACAAGCGGGAGAACCCGGGTCCGGACGTCACCTCGCGCATGCTGCTGCATCCGGCGGGACTGACGGACGAGGAGATCGTCCAGGACCTGATCTCGGTGATCGCCGCGGCGCAGCAGCCGACCGCCAACTGGATCTGCAACACGCTGCGGCTGCTGCTGACGGACGAGCGGTTCGCGGTGAACGTGTCGGGCGGCAGGCTCAGCGTGGGCGAGGCGCTCAACGAGGCGCTGTGGCTGGACACGCCGACGCAGAACTTCATCGGGCGCTGGGCCGTCCGGGACACCCAGCTGGGCGGGCGGCAGATCCGGGCCGGCGACTGCCTGGTGCTGGGGCTGGCCGCGGCCAACACCGATCCGCAGATCTGGCCCGACGCGCACGTGGGCGCGGAGAACGCCGCGCATCTGTCGTTCAGCAACGGCGAGCACCGCTGCCCCTATCCGGCGCCGCTGCTGGCGGACGTGATGGCGCGGACGGCCGTGGAGACGCTGCTGGAGCGGCTGCCGGACCTGGTGCTGGCGGTCGAGCCGGAGACGCTGACCTGGCGTCCGTCGATCTGGATGCGCGGACTGACGGCGCTGCCGGTACGGTTCACGCCGGTCGTGCAGTAG